Genomic segment of Sulfitobacter faviae:
GCCGGTCAACTGCCGGGGGCGGTGGGCGTTGCGCTTTTGCTGCGGCTTTGCTGGATCAGCTCTGCCACCAGCGCGCGGCCCTCTTCGGAAATGGCGCGGCTTTGCGGCGCGCCATAGAGGGTGACGCTGGCGACATGGCCGCCGATCCGCGCTGTGCCGCGCCAATGGCGGGGGGACATGCCCTCGGCGGGCACCGGCCCTTGAGCCACAAAGATTGATGCCCCTTCGATGCGACCGGCCTCTTGCAACTGGCTTAGCCCCGCCGCTTCGGCAACCTGTTGCGGGGTCGGCAGGGGCGCGTCGGCCTCGGCTTCGATCAGCGCGAGGGTGAGAATGCCGCGCGGCGCGGCGCTGACCGCATCAGGCAGGCCAAGCGCATCGCAACGCGCCATCAGCGCAAAGCGACGTTTGAGGCTTTTGGGGTCGATGCAATAGCCCTGCGGCGGCACCACCTGCACCGCGCCCCCGGCCAAAGCTGTTTGCAGCAGCGGTTTCTCAGGTGTGGCGGGTCTGCCGCCAAAGGAAAAACCCTGACCGCCTTCGCAGGCGGACAGGGTGAGCATCGCAAGCGCCGCAAGCGGGCTTTTAGAGGTCCATGTAATCATGGGTCTCCGCCTTGGCGCCGGGATGTGTTACCGCGCCAAGGTAGGTGGGGCCGACGAGTTTCGCGTATTTCCACAGCGCGCCGCTTTCGTAGTTGGTGGCACGCGGGCCAGCCCATGCCTTGCGGCGCTCGGCCAGTTCCTCGTCCGAGAGGTCCACGGTGATGCTGCCCTTGACCGCGTCGAGGGTGATCATGTCGCCGTTCTTCAGCAGCGCGATCGGGCCGCCATGTGCCGCTTCGGGGCCGACGTGGCCAACGCAGAAACCGCGCGTCGCGCCAGAGAAGCGTCCGTCGGTGATCAGCGCCACCTTCTTGCCCATGCCCTGACCCGAAAGCGCCGCTGTGGTCGCCAGCATTTCGCGCATCCCGGGGCCGCCTGCAGGGCCTTCGTTGCGGATTACGAAGACGTCGCCTTCCTTGTAGGCGCGGTTTTGCACCGCCTCGAAGGCGTCCTGCTCGCATTCGAACACCAGCGCCGGTCCGGTGAAGACGATGTCTTCCTCGGCCATGCCCGCGATCTTCACGATGGCGCCTTCGGGGGCGAGGTTGCCTTTCAGGCCCACGACGCCGCCGGTCTTGCTGATCGGGGTGGCGACCGAGTGGATCACCTTGCCGTCGGCCTCGCGGTCGATGCGGTCCAGTTCTTCGCCGATAGAACGGCCCGTGGCGGTCAGACAGTCGGTGTGCAAGAGGCCCGCCTTGCGCAGCTCCTTCATCACCACCGGCACGCCGCCGGCGTCGTAGAGGTCCTTGGCGACGTACTGACCGCCCGGCTTCATATCGACGAAGTAAGGCGTGTCGCGGAAGATCTCGCAGACGTCTTCGAGGTAGAATTCGATCCCCGCCTCATGGGCCATGGCCGGCAGGTGCAGGCCCGCGTTGGTGGACCCGCCGGTACAGGCCACGATGCGCGCGGCGTTCTCAAAGGCTTCGCGGGTGCAGATGTCGCGCGCGCGGATGTTCTTCTCAATCAGGTTCATCACCGCCGCACCCGAGGCCTCGGCATAGGCGTCGCGGCTCTCGTAGGGCGCGGGCATGCCGGAGGAGTTCGGCAGCGCTAGGCCGATGGCTTCGGAGACGCAGGCCATGGTGTTGGCGGTGAACTGGCCACCGCAGGCCCCGGCAGAGGGGCAGGCGACGCGTTCGAGCACGTCGAGGGCAGCCTGGGACATGGAGCCGTTCTGGAAGCGGCCCACGGCCTCGAACATGTCCTGCACGGTCAGGTCGCGGGTGGCGAAATCTTCCGGCACATCGGCGCCCGCAGGGGCTTTGCCCGGCAGGATCGACCCGCCGTAGAGGAAGACCGACGGCACGTTCAGCCGCAGCATCGCCATCATCATCCCAGGCAGCGACTTGTCACAGCCCGCCAGCCCGACGATCGCGTCATAGCAGTGGCCGCGCATGGTCAGTTCCACCGTGTCGGCAATCGCCTCGCGCGAGGCCAGCGAGGAGCGCATGCCCTCGTGCCCCATGGCGATGCCGTCGGTGACGGTGATGGTGGTGAACTCGCGCGGGGTGCCCTGTTCGGAATGCACGCCAACCTTCACCGCCTGCGCCTGACGGTTCAGCGCGATGTTGCAGGGGCGGCTTCGTTCCAGCAGGTGGCGACGCCCACCAGCGGCTGGTGAATCTCTTCTTCGGTCATGCCCATGGCATAGTAGTAGGACCGGTGCGGCGCGCGGGCGGGGCCTTCGGTCACATGGCGGCTGGGCAGCCGGGATTTGTCGAAGCGGGGCGTGGTGGACATCGGTGGGCTCCTTGAAACGTCTTGAATGGAATAGTCGGGCGGCGGCTATGCTGCAAGGCTTTGGCGCGTATGAGGCGGGGGAACTGTTGTATTGCAGCGTGTTAGGGCATAGGTTCTGACCTTCTGGCGCGGTCGGTTCGGCCCGCCCGCAAGCGTGAAGGCCCGGCATATGCTCTGCAAGCACCACCCCCGATTTGAACGGCGCCGCTGATGAACTGGCGGCCCGATTACAGCGCCCACGCGGCCTTTGTCGCGCCCGCGCGCAAGACCTCGGCACTGTGGCGGTTTTTTCTGGGGCTGTTCGTGGCCGTGGTGGCCTATGTCGCGCTGAACGAGCTTTACTTTCAGACGGTCTATGGGCTGGCGGGATCGGCGGCCCCGTCGCTGCATGGCGATCTTCTGAAAGGGGCCACGCCGCAGGCGATGTATCTGCTGCTGTTCAGCTTTGGCACCATGGCGATGGCCGTCGCCGTGACCGTGCGGATCGTGCACCGGCGCAGCGCGGGGAGCCTTTTTGGCCTGCCGGGGCGGCTCTGGCCCGGTTTTCGCGCGGTTTCGGGGGCGATGTTGCTGCTGGGCGTCGCATTGGCGGTCCTGCCGCCTTGGGACATGGGCGGTGAGTTGACGCCGAACCTGCCCTTGGGCCGCTGGTTGCTGCTTTTGCCGCTGTCGTTGCTGGCCGTGTTGGTGCAGGTCAGCGCCGAAGAGATCGTCTTTCGCGGCTATGTGCAGCAGCAACTCGCGGCGCGGTTCAACGCGCCGCTGATCTGGATGGTGCTGCCGTCGGTACTGTTCGCAGCGGGCCATTACCTGCCTGCCGAGGCGGGGGAGAACGCGCTGATGGTGGCGCTTTGGGCCGGGGTTTTCGGCATCCTGATGGCGGACCTCACCGCGCGCTCCGGCTCGCTTGGGCCCGCCATCGCGGTGCATCTGTGGAACAATGTCTCGGCCATTCTCATTGTCTCTTTGCCGGATGATCTTTCGGGGCTGGCGCTTTATCTCACGCCCTTTTCGATGGATGACGCGGCGGCGTTGCGCTCATGGTTGCCGGTGGACTTCGCCTTGATGCTGGTCTCATGGCTGGCGGCGCGGCTGGCGATACGCCGCTGATTGCAATTTCCCCATGCGGGGATTATCTGGGACGGAACCACAGCAGAGGCCTGCCAATGAACTGGATCACGAACTACGTCCGCCCGCGAATCAACTCGATCTTCTCGCGCCGCGAGACGCCGGACAATCTGTGGACCAAGTGCAACGAATGCGGCACCATGCTGTTTCACCGTGAGTTGGCGGACAATCTGAACGTCTGCACGAACTGCGGCCATCACATGCACATCAGCCCCCGCGCGCGCTTCAAAGCGCTGTTCGACGGTGGCATCTTTACCGAGGTGAAGGTCCCGGCGCCCACACCCGACCCGCTGCATTTCAAAGACCAGAAGCGCTATCCCGACCGGATGAAGGCCGCGCAAAAGCAGACCGGTGAGCATGAGGCGATGCTGGTCGTGACCGGCGATATTGGTCGCACGCCGATCGTCGCCTGCGCGCAGGACTTTTCCTTCATGGGTGGGTCGATGGGCATGTATGTCGGCAATGCAATCATTGCCGCCGCCGAGGAAGCCGTGAAGCTGAAGCGCCCGCTGGTGCTGTTCTCCGCCGCCGGTGGCGCGCGGATGCAGGAGGGCATCCTGAGCCTGATGCAGATGCCGCGCACCACCGTCGCCGTGCAGATGCTGAAAGAGGCGGGGCTTCCTTACATCGTCGTGCTGACCCATCCCACCACCGGGGGCGTCACCGCGTCCTACGCGATGCTGGGCGATGTGCAGATCGCCGAGCCGAATGCGCTGATCTGTTTTGCCGGGCCGCGCGTGATCGAACAGACCATCCGCGAAAAACTGCCCGAGGGCTTCCAGCGCGCGGAATACCTGCTCGACCACGGGATGCTCGACCGGGTGACCAAGCGGACCGAGATGCGTGATGAGTTGATCACCATCACCCGCATGCTGATGGGCCTGCCCCCTGCCGTGCGCGGCGACTTGCCCGCCCCCGAAGAGCTTGAGGTGGCCGAGGCCGCCGCCGCCGTTCAGGCCGCAGCAGATCTGCCCGCCGACACGCCAGAGAAGAAATGAGCACGCCTTCATCCGACGTCATCCTTGAACGGATGATGGCGCTGCACCCCAAGATCATCGACCTGACGCTCGACCGGATGTGGCGGCTGCTCGATGCCTTGGGCAATCCGCAGAACGACCTGCCGGCGGTGATCCATATTGCGGGCACCAATGGCAAAGGCTCGACCCAAGCGATGATCCGCGCCGGGCTGGAGGCAGCGGGAAAGACGGTGCACGCCTATACCTCGCCGCATTTGGCGCGGTTTCATGAGCGCATCCGGGTCGCGGGGAATTGATCTCGGAGCCGGACCTCGCCGCCGTGCTGGACGAATGCCATGCCGCCAATGGCGGCGAAGAGATCACCTATTTCGAGATCACGACCTGCGCCGCGATCCTCGCCTTTTCGCGGGTGCCTGCCGATTATACCCTGCTCGAAGTCGGCCTCGGAGGACGGCTCGACGCGACGAATGTGGTCGATCCCGCCTTGACCGTGATCAGCCCGGTCTCGGTCGATCATCAGCAATATCTGGGCGAAACACTGGCCGAGATCGCAGGGGAAAAGGCGGGTATCATCAAGCGGCTTGTCCCTTGCGTGGTCGGCAAGCAGGAAGACCCCGCGCTTGAAGTGATCGAAGACCGCGCTGCGAAACTTGGCGCACCGCTCTTGGCCTATGGTCAGCAGTGGCATGTCGCGCCCGAAGCCGGGCGCATGGTCTATCAGGATGAGCGCGGCCTGCTTGATCTGCCGCGCCCCAATCTGCCCGGCGACCACCAGATCATGAACGCCGGGGCCGCGCTGGCCGCGCTGCGCCAACTTGGCGTCGATGCAGAGGCCTGTGAGGCTGCCGTGACGCAGGCGCAGTGGCCCGCGCGGATGCAACGGCTGTCAGACGGGCCGCTTGCCGATATGGCGCCCGAGGGCGAGTTGTGGCTCGACGGCGGCCATAACCCGGCTGCGGGGGCGGCATTGGCGGCCACGCTGGCGGCCCTGCCGAAACGCCCGACGCATCTGATTTGCGGCATGTTGAACACCAAGGACATTGCCGGATACCTGCGCCCGCTGGCGGCAGAGGCGGCAAGCCTTACCGCCGTGTCGATCCCCGGCGAGGCGGCGACCCTGCCTGCCGAGACGACGGCGAAGGTGGCGCGCGATGTGGGGTTCGAGACCGCAGAGGCCGAGACCGTCACCGAGGCGCTCAAGGCGATCATCGCCCGCGAACCCCATGCGCGTGTGCTGATCTGCGGCTCGCTCTACCTTGCCGGTAGCGTGTTGCGTGAAAACGTCTAATTAACCATATTTGGGTGTGCCGCTGCTGCGAGGTGCAGATTTGGTATATCTTAGTCACGGAAGTCTCCCCTTTCGAATTTGACCGAGGTGTCCCCATGCGCAGTTTCAGCCGGTCCGCGCGTCACGATCAGGATAATGCACGGAAATTTCAATTTATCTTCATGGCCGTAGGTCTCGCAATTATCGCGGGTGGCCTGTGGTGGCTTTATGAGGTCGAACGGCCCTACCACCCTTTCCTGCAGGGCAATGACCTGCATATGCAGCCGGTCAGTGATTCCTGATCGGTTGGCCGGGGGCGGTCAGCGTCCCCAGTCTTCCCCCTGCATCTCCCGCAGGCGGGAGGCTGTACGCTCAAATTCAAAGGTGCCTTCACCTTCGAGGTAGAGCATTTCCGGCGCGGCGGCGGCGGAGCAGATCAGCCGCACCTTCGCCTCATAAAGCGCGTCGATCAGGGTGACGAAACGCTTCGCCTCGTTAAAATTCGACCGGCCAAGGGTGGGGATGTTGTCTAGCAGCAGTACCCGCACCGCCTGCGCCAGCGCGAGGTAATCCGCCGCGCCCAAGGGCTGGCCGCAGAGCGCGTGAAAACCGGCGCGGGCCATGCCGTTGTGATATTGCGGTATGGTCACTTCGCGGCCCTTGACGTGTAGGGTTAGCGGTTCGCCCTCGGCCCCTGCAAGATCGTCCCAGACCGCGTCCATCGCGGCGCGGCTTTCGGCGTTGACGGGTGTGAAATAGACTTGCGACCCTGCCAGCCGGTCTTGGCGGTAGTCGGTCGGGCTGGCCAATTCATGCACCACCATCCGCTCTTTGATGAGGTCAATGAAGGGCACGAAAACCTCGCGGTTGATGCCGTTTTTGTAGAGGTCATCGGGCAGGCGGTTCGAGGTGGTGACCACCACGACGCCCGCGGCGAAGAGCGCCTCGAACAGGCGGCCCACGATCATCGCGTCGGTGATGTCGGTGATCTGCATTTCGTCGAAGGCCAGCAGGCGGACGCTTTCCGCCACGTCGCGGGCCACGGGCGCGATAGCGTCATCCACGCCGGTCTTGCGGACCTCATGCATGGCGTTGTGGATTTCCTGCATGAAGGCGTGGAAATGCACGCGCCGCGCAGGCACGTCTGGCAGATGCGCCACGAACATGTCCATCAGCATGGATTTGCCGCGCCCGACGCCGCCCCATAGGTACAGGCCCTTGGGGGGCTCTGGGGCTTTGCGGAAAAAGCTTTTCTTCGGCGGGTTGGCCAGCGCATCGCGGATGCGGTCGAACTCGGCCATGACGGTTTCTTGGGCCGGGTCGGCCTGTAGTTTGCCCTCGGCGACAAGCCGGGCGTAGGTTTCGCGCATGTTGCTCATGGCGAGAGAGATAGCGTGCTGGTGGGGGAGAGGAAAGGTGGTCTTGTGAGAGGGCCATCGCCTGCCCGCGGGTCGGCGATCAGGCGGTATGGCGTTGCCACTTTATGGCTCAACCATTGTGTGCGTTCGCAAGGTCGTACCCAGCCTCGCCCAATCGCCTACCCGTCCGGGCGGGCAGGCGATGGCCCGGCGCCTACGGCTTGATTCCGGGCCAAGTGGCAATCGCGGCTGTTACCAGTCCGCCGGCCCCTTCTCGGCAAATTCATGCACCAGAAAGTCGATAAACGCCCGCACCTTGGGCTGCGTGAAACGGCCCGGCGGATAGACGGCGTAGATGCCCTGCGTCTCCAGCGGCAAATCGGGGATCGCGTCCTCGACCAGACCTTTCTCCATCGCCTCGGCGTAGAGGAAGCTCGGCAGGTAGGCGATGCCCAGCCCCGAAATCGCGGCGTTCAAAAGGCTCTGCCCGTCATTGACCGACAGCCAACCGGCGGTGCGCACCTGCCGCTTCTCGCCCGAGGGCGCGGTCAGTTTCCACACGTTGCCCGACGACTGGTTCGAGTAATGCAGCAGCTTGTGATTGTTCAGATCGTCGATCTTTTCCGGCCGCCCGTATTGCTCGAAATACTTCGGGCTGGCGATCATGCGTTTGGTGGTCTCGGTCAATTTGCGGGCGCGCAGGGTGCTGTCTTCCAGCTCCCCGATCCGCACGGCCATGTCGAAGCCTTCCGAGATCAACTCAACGTAGCGGTTGTTCAGCACCATGTTCACGGTGATATCGGGGAAGTCCTGCAAGAACTCCGACAGGGCGGGGGACAAATGATTGACGCCGAAATCCGTCGCGACCGAAATCCGCAGCAGCCCCGAGGGCGCGGATTGCATCGAAGTGACCAAGGCATCGGCCTCGCCCGCGTCGTTCAGCACCCGGCGGGCGCGGTCGTAGTAAGCAAGGCCAATCTCGGTGGGCGAGACGCGGCGGGTGGTGCGGTTCAGCAATCGTGCGCCCAAGCGCGCCTCAAGCGAGGAGACATGCTTTGAAACGGCGGATTTCGAGATCCCCATCTTCTTGGCAGCATCTGTAAAGCCGCCTTGATCCACCACAGTGGCAAACGCTTCCATTTCCGTAAGGCGGTCCATTGCCTGTCCCTTCGCATTGATCTTGTTGCGGTCAGGTATGGGCGCCAATTCGGGCAGGATCGGGGCGGAGGCAAGACAGTCCCGTGGTCTTTGCGGGGATCGTTCATGGCATGGAAACGGCAGAACAATCCGTTTCCCCGCCTGTCACAGCCAGCGCAGCCATTTCAGCACGGCCAGCATGATGGCGGCGAGGCCGACCATGGCGAGGCAAAGGATCGCGAAGGCCTGCGGATCGTCCACCCCGGGCATCCCGCCCACGTTGACGCCGAAGAGCCCCGTCAGGAATCCCAGCGGCAAAAAGACCGCGGCGGCGATGGAGAGCATGTAGCTGTGCCGCGCCTGTCGCTGCGCGACCTGGTTGTCGTGTTCGTCCTGCACCGTGACGATGCGTTCCTGTAGCGCGTCCAATTCCTCGACCACGATGGCGGTGCGGTTGGCCAGTTCGCGCAGCTTCATCGCGTCGACGTCCGGCACCAGCGGCAGGTCCAGCGTGGCCAGCCGCTCCAGCGCGTGGCGTTGCGGGGCGAGGTAGCGTTCCAGCCGGATCGCGCTGCGGCGGGTCACCGGCAGTTCCTTCGGCGGCGGTGTGCTGTGGTCTTCGAGGTCGGCCTCATAGAAGGCCGTCCGATCCGCCAGCCGCGCCACTTCGACCTGCACCCGGGCGGTCAGCCGAGAGACCAGCGCCTCGACAAAGGCCGAAGGCCGGGGTGGCGCGTTGTTCTCGGCAGCCAGCGCGCGCAGCTCATCTATGGCAAAGACCCGGCGCATCCGCACGGTGATCACCACCGCATCCGTCACCCACATCCGGACGGAGACCATTTGGTCGGCCTGTTGCCCTTCGTTTAGGTTGATGCCGCGCAGGTTCAGGATCAGACCGTCGTCATATTCATCACAGCGCGGGCGGGTTTCGGGCTGTAGCAATGCGCCCGCCGGGATCTCGGGCAGGTGTTTGGCCAGCCACGGCGCCAGCGCCGGATCGGCCATGTCGTAGTGCCACCAGCGGTAGCGCCCCGGCCCGGTGAGGTTGTCGTCGGAGGGCACCTGCGCGGTGCCGTCCTCATAGATGTCGAAGACGCAGAGGGGCATGGAGACCTTGGATCGTTTTGGCAATCCTGCGGCGATCTAGGGCGGGGCGCAAGGGGCCAAGCGCCCGCCCCTCGCTTACAGCCCTGCGGCCAGCCGTGTGCCTTGGTTGATGGCGCGTTTTGCGTCCAGTTCCGCCGCCACATCCGCGCCGCCGATCACATGGCAGGTCTGCCCCCGCGCCTCCAGTGCGTCAGCGAGACTGCGCTCGGACAATTGCCCGGCGCAGAGCACGATGGTGTCGGCCTCGATCACCGTGGGGTTCTCGCGCGCTTCGCCAAAGGAGATATGCAGGCCCGCGTCGTCGATCTGTTCGTAGTTCACGCCGGCGATCATCTTGACGTTGCGCATGGTGAGCGAGGCGCGGTGAATCCAGCCCGTGGTCTTGCCCAAACCCTTGCCGGGCTTGCTGGTCTTGCGTTGCAGCATGGTGATCTGCCGCGCCGGCGCCGGGGGTTGCGGCCCTTCGGGGCGAGGCCGCTGCGGTGCGCGCCCGGATCGGTAACGCCCCATTCGCGCATCCATTCAGGCAGGTTCATCGTGCTGCTCTCGCCGTCGTGGACCAGATGTTCCGACACGTCGAAGCCGATCCCGCCCGCACCGATCACCGCGACCCGCTGGCCGACCTTCGCGGTGCCGTTCAGCACGTCGATGTAGCTGACCACGTTGCCGCGGTTCTGGCCGGGAATCTCCGGGTCGCGCGGCACGACGCCGGTGGCGATGACGACCTCGTCGAAGCCTGAGAGCGCCTCGCTCGTGGCTTCGGTCTCAAGCTGCACGGTCACGCCGTGGACCTCGAGCATGGTGCGGTACCAGTCGACGAGGCCCCAGAACTCCTCCTTCCCCGCGACTTGTTTGGCGAGGTTGAGTTGCCCGCCGATCTCGGAGGCGCGGTCCATGAGGGTGACCTTGTGGCCCCGCTCCGCCGCCGTGATCGCTGCCGAGAGCCCGGCAGGCCCGGCGCCGACAACGGCGATGGATTTCGGGCTTGCGGCGGGTTCGATCCGCAACTCCGTCTCGTAACACGCCCGCGGGTTCACGAGGCAGGTGGAGATCTTGCCGCCGAAGGTATGGTCGAGGCAGGCTTGGTTGCAGGCGATACAGGGGGCGATCTGGTCGGCCTGACCGGCCTTCGCCTTGGCGAGGAAATCGGCATCGGCCAGCATCGGACGGGCGAGGCTGACCATGTCGGCGCAGCCTTCGGCCAGCACTTCTTCGGCCACTTGCGGCGTGTTGATCCGGTTCGATGTGATGAGCGGGATGCCCACCTTGCCCATCAGCTTTTTCGTGACCCATGCAAAGGCCGCGCGCGGCACCGAGGTGGCGATCGTGGGGATGCGCGCCTCGTGCCAGCCGATGCCGGTGTTGATGATATTGGCGCCCGCCTTCTCGACCTCTTGGGCCAGTTGCACGACTTCTTCGAAGGTCGAGCCGTTGGGCACGAGGTCGATCATCGACAGCCGGTAGATCAGGATGAAATCCTCGCCCACCGTCTCGCGCACGCGGCGCACGACTTCCAGCGGCAGGCGCATCCGGTTCTCGTAAGACCCGCCCCAGCGGTCTTCGCGCTTGTTGGTGTGGGTGACGAGGAACTGATTCAGGAAATAGCCCTCGGAGCCCATGATCTCGACCCCGTCGTAGCCCGCCTCGCGGGCGCGCAGGGCGCAGGCGGCGATGTCGCTGATTTGTTTCTCAATGCCTTCCTCGTCCAACGCCTTGGGCGCGAACATGGAGATCGGGGATTTCACCGCGCTCGGGGCCACGCATTCAGGCGTGAAGGCATAGCGGCCCGCGTGCAGGATCTGCATGGCGATCTTGCCGCCCGCCTCATGCACCCGCTGGGTGATGATGCTGTGGTTATCCACGTCCTTCTGGCTGACCATCATCGCCGCGCCATGGGCCACGGCGCCTTCGCGGTTCGGCCCGATGCCGCCCGTGACCATCAGCCCCA
This window contains:
- a CDS encoding CPBP family intramembrane glutamic endopeptidase → MNWRPDYSAHAAFVAPARKTSALWRFFLGLFVAVVAYVALNELYFQTVYGLAGSAAPSLHGDLLKGATPQAMYLLLFSFGTMAMAVAVTVRIVHRRSAGSLFGLPGRLWPGFRAVSGAMLLLGVALAVLPPWDMGGELTPNLPLGRWLLLLPLSLLAVLVQVSAEEIVFRGYVQQQLAARFNAPLIWMVLPSVLFAAGHYLPAEAGENALMVALWAGVFGILMADLTARSGSLGPAIAVHLWNNVSAILIVSLPDDLSGLALYLTPFSMDDAAALRSWLPVDFALMLVSWLAARLAIRR
- the accD gene encoding acetyl-CoA carboxylase, carboxyltransferase subunit beta is translated as MNWITNYVRPRINSIFSRRETPDNLWTKCNECGTMLFHRELADNLNVCTNCGHHMHISPRARFKALFDGGIFTEVKVPAPTPDPLHFKDQKRYPDRMKAAQKQTGEHEAMLVVTGDIGRTPIVACAQDFSFMGGSMGMYVGNAIIAAAEEAVKLKRPLVLFSAAGGARMQEGILSLMQMPRTTVAVQMLKEAGLPYIVVLTHPTTGGVTASYAMLGDVQIAEPNALICFAGPRVIEQTIREKLPEGFQRAEYLLDHGMLDRVTKRTEMRDELITITRMLMGLPPAVRGDLPAPEELEVAEAAAAVQAAADLPADTPEKK
- the zapE gene encoding cell division protein ZapE, whose protein sequence is MSNMRETYARLVAEGKLQADPAQETVMAEFDRIRDALANPPKKSFFRKAPEPPKGLYLWGGVGRGKSMLMDMFVAHLPDVPARRVHFHAFMQEIHNAMHEVRKTGVDDAIAPVARDVAESVRLLAFDEMQITDITDAMIVGRLFEALFAAGVVVVTTSNRLPDDLYKNGINREVFVPFIDLIKERMVVHELASPTDYRQDRLAGSQVYFTPVNAESRAAMDAVWDDLAGAEGEPLTLHVKGREVTIPQYHNGMARAGFHALCGQPLGAADYLALAQAVRVLLLDNIPTLGRSNFNEAKRFVTLIDALYEAKVRLICSAAAAPEMLYLEGEGTFEFERTASRLREMQGEDWGR
- a CDS encoding LysR family transcriptional regulator; the encoded protein is MDRLTEMEAFATVVDQGGFTDAAKKMGISKSAVSKHVSSLEARLGARLLNRTTRRVSPTEIGLAYYDRARRVLNDAGEADALVTSMQSAPSGLLRISVATDFGVNHLSPALSEFLQDFPDITVNMVLNNRYVELISEGFDMAVRIGELEDSTLRARKLTETTKRMIASPKYFEQYGRPEKIDDLNNHKLLHYSNQSSGNVWKLTAPSGEKRQVRTAGWLSVNDGQSLLNAAISGLGIAYLPSFLYAEAMEKGLVEDAIPDLPLETQGIYAVYPPGRFTQPKVRAFIDFLVHEFAEKGPADW
- a CDS encoding zinc transporter ZntB — translated: MPLCVFDIYEDGTAQVPSDDNLTGPGRYRWWHYDMADPALAPWLAKHLPEIPAGALLQPETRPRCDEYDDGLILNLRGINLNEGQQADQMVSVRMWVTDAVVITVRMRRVFAIDELRALAAENNAPPRPSAFVEALVSRLTARVQVEVARLADRTAFYEADLEDHSTPPPKELPVTRRSAIRLERYLAPQRHALERLATLDLPLVPDVDAMKLRELANRTAIVVEELDALQERIVTVQDEHDNQVAQRQARHSYMLSIAAAVFLPLGFLTGLFGVNVGGMPGVDDPQAFAILCLAMVGLAAIMLAVLKWLRWL